In Microbulbifer agarilyticus, the DNA window ACCTTGGTAATGTGAAAGTCGAAAACCTTGGACGGGTGGTGATGCTCGGACCACCCAATGGCGGTAGCGAAGTGGTGGACAACCTGGGAAGCTTTCCGGGGTTTCAGTTTATGTTTGGCGAGGCGGGGCTGCAGCTAGGTACAGGAAAAATGAGCGTGCCCAACAAGTTGGGTGCGGCGAACTTTGAACTTGGCATTATCGCCGGTAACCGCAGTATCAACCCGATTCTGTCCACCATGCTCCCGGAAAAGGATGACGGAAAAGTCACCGTTGCTAGGACCCGTCTGAAGGGAATGAAAGACCACATTGAAATGCCTGTCACCCACGTATTCATGATGAAAAACCGCAAAGTAATTGCGCAGGTGATTCACTTTCTAAAGCGCGGCACCTTCATGCGCGAAGTATCATCTATCCAAAGCGGCATTAACCCGAAATCGCGCGACTGATTTTGAGTTCGGCAGCCTACACTTTTGGATCTTTCCTTTAGCGGCAGGATTTTCAGTAGTGCAGCGTCCGTCATCGCTCTCCAGCGCTATCAATACGCCCAGAACCCGTGATGCCGTCCTAAGCGCTGCATACCCATTAGCAACCTCTCGTGCTGCGCGGCAACTTCGTCACAGCCTGCTCATATTGCTCGTGTATCTGTCCAGCCATACCGTATACGCCGATGGGAGCCAAGCTTCACCAATAGTCGGGAGCACAGGGTCACAGTCAGCGCAGCCCCGCGGTGCACACATCAAACCGGCAAAAATCCAGTTAAGCCAGAACAGTGAGAATGAGCTTTTCGCGAATGGCATAAAGGGCTCTCTCCAGGGTGAGCACACCCGAGAATATCTTTTCGCTGCAAATACCGGACAACAGCTGCAACTGGATATCTTGAGCGATCATGCGCTAGTAGGATTTCGTATCACCGCGCCTGCATCAACACGTGCTCTCCACGAAAGTCGTGTCAGGAAAAGCAGTTATTCCGTGACCTTACCGCGCGATGGTACCTATCGGATAGTGGTCTTTCTCATGGAAGCTGCTGCCAAGAAAGACGAGCGCGCTGATTTCACCCTGAACATTCGAATCAGCAACCCGGGATGACATTTCCACGAATGAAATAACGCTCGGAGTAGTATTCAACACTGTGCAAGAACAATCGCAAGACACAGCTACGCAAATTGACGCAGATCTAAGCCAGGCTATCGGTCAGGTAGATAATTGGGTCGACAGTGCCGTCAAATTACTGCCAAATTTTGCCGTAGCGCTCGTTGTACTAGTGGTCTTCTATTGCGTCGGCGCCTTCCTGCGCTTTCTGGTCCATCGCTATCTAAACCGGCGCAATCGCTCCAATTTAGGTGAGGTGCTTGGCAGCCTCGTAAAGTGGGGAGTTATCCTCGCCGGGCTGTTAATCGCCGCCACAGTCGTCATGCCGAGCTTGAAGCCGGGAGACCTGATTGCCGGTCTCGGAGTCGGGTCTGTAGCAATCGGCTTTGCCTTCAAGGATATTCTGCAGAATTGGCTGGCTGGACTGTTGATCTTGATCCGACAGCCATTTGAGGTTGGAGACCAAATCCAGATCGCAGACTTCGAAGGCACGGTAAAACGCATCGAAACTCGGGCCACCATGATCAATACCTACGATGGGCAGAGAGTGGTCATCCCAAATAGCGATATCTACACCAGCGCTATTCTCGTGAAAACAGCGCGCTCAATGCGAAGAAGCGATTTCGACATCGGTATTGGCTACAGTGACCGAATCGACGAAGCCTGTGGCGTGATTTTGGAAACATTGCAAGGAATTGAAGGGGTGGCTCAGAAACCGGCCCCAGAGGCACTCCCCTGGGGCCTGGAAGCAAGCTGGGTCACAATTCGCGCCCGCTGGTGGACCAACAGCTTGCAAACGGACGTCACCCATGTGCGGGCTCAGTTTATCGAAAGAGTTAAAACCGCGCTCGACGAGGCTGGTATCGATATGCCCTTCGAAACTCAAGTCCACCTCTTCCATGACCAGACCGATGAAACCGATGGAGAACGCGGCGTACAGCGCGAAGGCTGGCCAAAGGGCAAGCAAGCTTCCCCGCGGGCGCGGTGGAAGGCCATGGTGGAAACCGAGGACGACTGCCAAGGGAACAGCCAGGCGACAAAAGCACAGCCACGAAATCGCGGCTAACTCCCTTGATCAGCGTTGCTTTAACGTTGAAAACCGCCCCCTACTTTGAGGGAGCAGCAATCGGTGTCGGGTTTAGCCGATTTTGCGGATGCCCACCGCTTCACGTAGCTTCGTGAGGAAAGGCGCGGAGTAAGCACGGGCTTTTTCTGCGCCCTTCTCCAGCTCAACCTCAATTTGGGCAGGATTGGCCAGCAGAGCCTCGTAACGTTCACGGGCTTCGCCTACCTGGCCATTGATCAGTTCAAACAGCTGCTTTTTGGCCTCACCCCAGGCAATACCATCGGCAAATGCCTGACGCATTTCGGCGGTCTGCTCCTTGGTAGCAAATGCCTGCCAGACCTGGAAGACCGTGGAGGTGTCCGCATCCTTCGGCTCACCGGGCTCCAGCAGGTTGGTCTTAATCTTGTTAATGTGCTTTTTCAGCTTCTTCTCGGGCAGGAACAGCGGAATTGTATTGCCATAGCTCTTGCTCATTTTTCGACCATCGAGCCCCTGCAAGACGGATACGTGCTCATCCACCACTGCTTCCGGCAGCGCGAAGTGTTCGCCGTAGTGGTGATTAAACCGCGCAGCAATGTCACGTGCCATTTCGATGTGCTGAATCTGGTCCTTGCCCACCGGAACCTTGTTTGCGTTGAACATAAGAATGTCCGCCGCCATCAGGATCGGGTAGCTGTACAGGCCCATATTGATGCCGAAGTCGGAGTCTTGGCCGTCATCGCGGTTAGCGTCGACCGCAGCCTTGTACGCGTGCGCGCGATTCATCAGGCCTTTGGCGGTCTGGCAGGTTAGCAGCCAGGTAAGTTCTGGAATCTCCACGATGTCCGACTGGCGGTAAAACACCACGTTATCGGTATTCAGCCCCAGTGCCAGCCAGGTCGCGGCAATTTCCAGGGTGGACTGGTGCACCTGCTCCGGATCCTGACACTTGATCAGCGCATGGTAATCCGCCAGGAAGTAGAACGACTGGTTGTCAGCGTCCTGGCTGGCCTCAATTGCCGGGCGTATCGCGCCCACATAATTACCCAGGTGAGGTGTGCCTGTCGTCGTAATCCCGGTAAGAACCCGCTGTTTCTTCATAGCTCGTGAACATTCCAACTGAAAACTGGTATCCCGCACACGTGTTGCGCGGAGCGCTATGATACCGGCTTCCCGACCCAGACTAAACCGGCAAGGGGAGAGGAAAATGTGGAAACGGCAGATAAGCCATGCCAGAGAGCCCGCATGACCCTCTGGCATTTAACGAATGCCTGCGCCACTCACCGCGTGAAGGCCAGCGGACTAAAATTGAACTTCGATGCCAATAGACGGGAACAGGATATCATCGGAGTTTTCGGTTACCGGAACGTCTGGCCCGAAGCCCGGAGGCTGCTTATCCAGTACCTCTTCATCAATGGGCGTGTATTCATAGGCCTCAACATTAGCCTGCCCGTAAGCATTCAGGATATCTGCATAAAACTTATAGTAACCCCAGCTTTTTTGCTTGGTGTACTCCGCGCGAAAGTCCAGGCGATGGTAGGCCGGCAAACGTTCAGAGTTCAGTGTGCCGTATACCGGCTCCAATACGTCCGGAGAACGTTCGCTTGGCGTCAATGACAATACTGGCGTGTATTTTTCACCGCTCTGGTAGTTCCACTTGATCCCGAACATCCAGTTTTCAGACGGTCGGTAATTCAGCACCAGATTGAACAGCACCGGCTTGTCGTACTGAAAATCGATCGTCTCTCCCGTACGTGTGTGCTCGCGCTCAGTTTTTGCCAGGCTCAAAGACGCCCAGCCATACCATTTTTCGGTAATTTCCTTGTTTACCAGGAACTCAAGTCCGTATGCACGGCCAGAGGCATCGTTGGTGTAATTATTCACTACATCAGAGATCACCACATCCTGCATGTTCTTGTAATACACGTCC includes these proteins:
- a CDS encoding esterase/lipase family protein is translated as MKPLLPTLAIAALILLLPSSALAGDCVILLHGLAKSDHSMQKLDSALTDAGFATVNVDYPSTDHPIEKLAGPAIAPALDRCTELTGKETSQSKVHFVTHSMGGILVRQYLGNVKVENLGRVVMLGPPNGGSEVVDNLGSFPGFQFMFGEAGLQLGTGKMSVPNKLGAANFELGIIAGNRSINPILSTMLPEKDDGKVTVARTRLKGMKDHIEMPVTHVFMMKNRKVIAQVIHFLKRGTFMREVSSIQSGINPKSRD
- a CDS encoding mechanosensitive ion channel family protein, with the translated sequence MQEQSQDTATQIDADLSQAIGQVDNWVDSAVKLLPNFAVALVVLVVFYCVGAFLRFLVHRYLNRRNRSNLGEVLGSLVKWGVILAGLLIAATVVMPSLKPGDLIAGLGVGSVAIGFAFKDILQNWLAGLLILIRQPFEVGDQIQIADFEGTVKRIETRATMINTYDGQRVVIPNSDIYTSAILVKTARSMRRSDFDIGIGYSDRIDEACGVILETLQGIEGVAQKPAPEALPWGLEASWVTIRARWWTNSLQTDVTHVRAQFIERVKTALDEAGIDMPFETQVHLFHDQTDETDGERGVQREGWPKGKQASPRARWKAMVETEDDCQGNSQATKAQPRNRG
- a CDS encoding tryptophan--tRNA ligase, with the protein product MKKQRVLTGITTTGTPHLGNYVGAIRPAIEASQDADNQSFYFLADYHALIKCQDPEQVHQSTLEIAATWLALGLNTDNVVFYRQSDIVEIPELTWLLTCQTAKGLMNRAHAYKAAVDANRDDGQDSDFGINMGLYSYPILMAADILMFNANKVPVGKDQIQHIEMARDIAARFNHHYGEHFALPEAVVDEHVSVLQGLDGRKMSKSYGNTIPLFLPEKKLKKHINKIKTNLLEPGEPKDADTSTVFQVWQAFATKEQTAEMRQAFADGIAWGEAKKQLFELINGQVGEARERYEALLANPAQIEVELEKGAEKARAYSAPFLTKLREAVGIRKIG